The nucleotide window CCCATAATTGGCATTATCTGTGATGATTTAAAAGCTCCTTCTGATACTACatcagctttggaaaaaaatatctcaatGTAGTGCAACACTTTAAAGCAATCCGCAGACTTTGGGCCCCATcctgaaaaaataagaaacacttAAACATCCCAGTAGTTTTAAGAATAGTTCTGCATCTGCTATTCTAAACTTTTGGGCATTTGACTAACTTTGCTCAATGAGTGAGCCTATGGGACTACACGTATTGGTAAAGTTGTTCATATGCTTAAGTGCCTGCAGGATGAAGGTCTAAGCTGGGACTTCTTTCACAAGTAGAGATACTCAAGGGAGTAAGAATTTGAAGGATTAGGCCCTAAAatagtgaaggaaagagaaatgctaATGTGCATATAAAAATAGGTgctacaataaaatatttttttatatttcatcaaTAAGTTATTTTCACTAACCAGTTATGGATCATATATCTCTGCACTCTTTAATGATTTGTCCACATCTACAGTGATCCTTTTAAAGatcataatatattttttaattcaaaagtcCAGAAAGCATACAAACACatccttaaaaaaaggaaaccttgTATTAAATTCGGGGTGTGCTAATCTCTCCATAAAAGCCATTTAGACTCACCCATGGCTAAAAGGGGGAAATGTGCGCTGTACTGTTcaaccagaaagaaaacaaaagtaaacaacgtctgtacattaaaaaaaaaaaaaaaaaaaaaaaaaagtgactgtgaCTTTTGTACTTGTAACCTGAATATGACCTGACAAGACCTTCCTGCCACCTTCCCCAAGCACACATGGACAACACATGCACAGTGACAGTGTTGTGCCCAATTTACACAATAGATGGTTTCCTACTTCCaaacacagtaaaagaaaaaaaaaaaaaaagaaaaaaaaaaaaaaggcaaaaaccccctgaaaataaaataaacagcacacCCTTTCAGAATCATTCCCCgaagctgaaaaatcctgtgCCAAGGCACTTCACCCtacaataaaatgaattaaaggGGGCAAAAAGGAGGGGGGCGAGGTGGGGGGGAGGTCAGCATTTACGTTTCTTTGTTTTGCGTGTGGTTGTTAAATACAAATACTCTAGAGAAGGAGCTGCTGTGGCTGGCGGGGGggccggagggggggggggggcgggggctgttTCTCAGAACTGGCTGAATGTGGTCTGTTTTTCCAGCACTTCGAGGTAGTCCGGCTCTGCGTTTAGTTTTGCTTTTAGCTCCAGGTACTCGTTCCTGTTGGGCTCTACATAGACAGTACTCGGGGGGCTGTAGAGCACCGTCTCCCGGAGCCTGCCGTCCCCCGGCCCCGGGTGCAAGTACTGGTGGGCGCGCCTAAGGTCATAGTTGGGGGAGTAGGTGTAGGCGGCGGGGAGCTTGGGGTAGTCGGGGAGGGTGGAGCCGGGTGTGCCCAgcgtggaggaggaggagtgttTCTCGGGCTCCAAAATGCCCCTGTAAAAGCGATCGGCGTCTTGCACCGGGGAGAGCAGCTCCTCCCGCGGCTCGATGGTGCTCACGCTGTACGCGGGGCTGCGCGCGGGCGCGTCCTccccgccgggggccggcggcggcggcggcggcggcggcggcgccccccccccgggtTGCAGGGGGTGGCTGCTGTAGGTGACCTTGAGCTCGTGGAGGTCTTTGTAATCCTCGCCCGCGTTGCCCTCCCGGGAGCGGTAGATGGGGTTTTTGCACATGTGGCCCAGGGGGTGCGGGATGTACTCGTAGACGTGGCCGGCGGGGGTCTTCACCTTGGGGagcgccgcgccccccccgccgccgccgccccccccgccgccgcgctggggcgggtgctgctggaggtgggggtggtggtggtggtggtggtggccgcCGCTGTAGACGCTGTACTGCATGTTGAAGGAGCTGACGTCGGAGTTGTTGGCGCTGGCGTGGTCGCCCTGGCCCTTCTTGCGCCGCTTCATCACCAGGACGAAGAGCCCCGCCGCCACGAAGACGGACATGATGAAGACGAGCAGCAGGCTGAGGATCAGCACCGAGAGCGGCACCGaggagctgccgccgccggcgccgcccgcgggcgcggagccgccggccgccgccgtgCCGTTGAGGCGCACGGTGGAGGAGGAGGGGCTGGTCCTGGCCGGCAGCTGGCCCGGGGACGGCGTGGGCGTGGAGACGACGATGTCCGAGTAGTCGGGGCACAGCAGCTCCGCCCGGACGGCCCGCATGTCGCTCTGCGCGAACTTCTTGGGGGACTCGCAGATGACCTGGTCCACCAGGACACCGGTGTtgagctgctccagccacagctTCATGCCCACCACGTCGCAGGTGCAGTCCCAGGGGTTCTCGTGCAGGTCGATCTGCAGCAGGGATTTCAGCTGGTCCAGCACCCCGCTCACTGGCAGGTAGGAGAAGTGGTTGCTCCGCAGGCTCAGCCTGTAGAGAGACAGACCAGAAAAAATGTTCCCCGGCAAAGACCTCAGCAGATTGTTGTTCAGAAACAAGAGCTGAAGGTTGGGGACGGAGTCAAAGGTGCCCGCCTCTATCTCCCGGATGACGTTGTACTGCAGAAAGAGGTACTGCAGGCTTTGCAGCCCATAGAACAACTCTGGGCTCAGCCGCTCGATCCGGTTCCCATTCAGGTAAAGCCTTCGCAAATTCGTTAAATCCCCAAAAGCCCGGTCCTGAATGACCGAGATCCGATTATTGCCCAAATGCAGCAAATCCAACCCAGTGGCATCCACAAAATCTGCCCTGCGTACCAAAGCAATGTAGTTTTCCGTCAGATACATCTTCTTGGGATTATAGGGTTTGGGCTGCAGTTCAGAAATGCTCTCAATCTTCCTCTCCTGACAATTGACATTGAGGCCCAGGTCAGAAATCTGCAAGTTGCAAGTGCAGGCAGTGGGGCACTCCAAAGGCACCGGGGATTTGGTCTGGTAGGCAATGCTGGGGCCATAGTTGCTGTATCCCAGATCTTTTGAGGGCAAGCGGGAGGTGGGGCGCACCCTCGTCTTGTTGGGTTGACGGGTCCCTTTGGGGGGCTTCAGGGGGGATTTGTAAACAGCTGAAGAAGAAGTGGCAACGGAGTTGACCGAGGCTGGGGTAGTGTGGAAATACCCTGTGGTGCTCAGTGGTGTCTGCGGTCTCATTTCATAATCCGAGATGAGCCTCCTGGGGCAAAGCTCCTGCTTGGAGACTTCATCCAAGTCTCGACCATGTAAGCGGAAAGGGGTCTCACAAACCACATCTCCCACCAGAGCAGAGTAGGAGATGCTGTCCAGCCAATCCTTTAGAGCAATCAACTCACAAGAGCAATTCCAGGGGttttcctccagctgcagctccaccACTTTATCCATGTGCTGCAAAAGGCCCACATAGGGCAACAGCTTCAGCCGGTTACCCCTCAGGTCCAGGTGAGTTAAGGGCACAAAACGGAAAAGGTTGTTGGGCAAACTGGAGAGGAGGTTATCATTGAGAATCAGCACCTGCAGCAAATGCAGTTTGCTGAAGGCATTGGGTTCAATGACGCTAATGTAATTATAATCAACCTGTAGGTATTCCAAACTCTCTAGTCCAAGGAAAGTGTCATCCCGTAAAAGTTCCAGCTTGTTATTGTTCAGGTGCAGCCTTCTTAAACCTCTCAGACCATGAAAGGCCCCAGTTTCAATGTCTTGTATGTCATTGCTCCCCAGATGCAAAATCGAAGCCCCTGTGTAATTGACAAACTGGTTTGGGTACAGCCTGTTCAAAAGGTTCCCAGACAACAAGAGGTGGTAGACAGGGAACCTTGGCGGACTGATCTCAAAAAGGCTGATGATCCCTCTGTTTTCACAGCTCACTGTTAAGATGCTGTCCTTCTCCTCACAAGGACACGCATTATCACAGATTTCCCCATAATACTCGATGCTTTCTGCCCACGAAAGGACTAGCGATGTTAAAGCAAACGCGATCGTCTGCAGCATCCAgatatgcatttttttgttgAGGTCCTGTTCCAAAGTTACTGTAGAGCAGCAAGCGtacattttatttcctgtaaggataaggagaaaaaaaaaaaaaaaaaaaaaagcagaataatagCATAGACCCATAACATTTAAAATGGACACaaagtttatatatattttcagtggGGTAGA belongs to Strix uralensis isolate ZFMK-TIS-50842 chromosome 2, bStrUra1, whole genome shotgun sequence and includes:
- the SLITRK5 gene encoding SLIT and NTRK-like protein 5 isoform X1 produces the protein MYACCSTVTLEQDLNKKMHIWMLQTIAFALTSLVLSWAESIEYYGEICDNACPCEEKDSILTVSCENRGIISLFEISPPRFPVYHLLLSGNLLNRLYPNQFVNYTGASILHLGSNDIQDIETGAFHGLRGLRRLHLNNNKLELLRDDTFLGLESLEYLQVDYNYISVIEPNAFSKLHLLQVLILNDNLLSSLPNNLFRFVPLTHLDLRGNRLKLLPYVGLLQHMDKVVELQLEENPWNCSCELIALKDWLDSISYSALVGDVVCETPFRLHGRDLDEVSKQELCPRRLISDYEMRPQTPLSTTGYFHTTPASVNSVATSSSAVYKSPLKPPKGTRQPNKTRVRPTSRLPSKDLGYSNYGPSIAYQTKSPVPLECPTACTCNLQISDLGLNVNCQERKIESISELQPKPYNPKKMYLTENYIALVRRADFVDATGLDLLHLGNNRISVIQDRAFGDLTNLRRLYLNGNRIERLSPELFYGLQSLQYLFLQYNVIREIEAGTFDSVPNLQLLFLNNNLLRSLPGNIFSGLSLYRLSLRSNHFSYLPVSGVLDQLKSLLQIDLHENPWDCTCDVVGMKLWLEQLNTGVLVDQVICESPKKFAQSDMRAVRAELLCPDYSDIVVSTPTPSPGQLPARTSPSSSTVRLNGTAAAGGSAPAGGAGGGSSSVPLSVLILSLLLVFIMSVFVAAGLFVLVMKRRKKGQGDHASANNSDVSSFNMQYSVYSGGHHHHHHHPHLQQHPPQRGGGGGGGGGGGAALPKVKTPAGHVYEYIPHPLGHMCKNPIYRSREGNAGEDYKDLHELKVTYSSHPLQPGGGAPPPPPPPPPAPGGEDAPARSPAYSVSTIEPREELLSPVQDADRFYRGILEPEKHSSSSTLGTPGSTLPDYPKLPAAYTYSPNYDLRRAHQYLHPGPGDGRLRETVLYSPPSTVYVEPNRNEYLELKAKLNAEPDYLEVLEKQTTFSQF
- the SLITRK5 gene encoding SLIT and NTRK-like protein 5 isoform X2 produces the protein MGLCYYSAFFFFFFFLLILTGNKMYACCSTVTLEQDLNKKMHIWMLQTIAFALTSLVLSWAESIEYYGEICDNACPCEEKDSILTVSCENRGIISLFEISPPRFPVYHLLLSGNLLNRLYPNQFVNYTGASILHLGSNDIQDIETGAFHGLRGLRRLHLNNNKLELLRDDTFLGLESLEYLQVDYNYISVIEPNAFSKLHLLQVLILNDNLLSSLPNNLFRFVPLTHLDLRGNRLKLLPYVGLLQHMDKVVELQLEENPWNCSCELIALKDWLDSISYSALVGDVVCETPFRLHGRDLDEVSKQELCPRRLISDYEMRPQTPLSTTGYFHTTPASVNSVATSSSAVYKSPLKPPKGTRQPNKTRVRPTSRLPSKDLGYSNYGPSIAYQTKSPVPLECPTACTCNLQISDLGLNVNCQERKIESISELQPKPYNPKKMYLTENYIALVRRADFVDATGLDLLHLGNNRISVIQDRAFGDLTNLRRLYLNGNRIERLSPELFYGLQSLQYLFLQYNVIREIEAGTFDSVPNLQLLFLNNNLLRSLPGNIFSGLSLYRLSLRSNHFSYLPVSGVLDQLKSLLQIDLHENPWDCTCDVVGMKLWLEQLNTGVLVDQVICESPKKFAQSDMRAVRAELLCPDYSDIVVSTPTPSPGQLPARTSPSSSTVRLNGTAAAGGSAPAGGAGGGSSSVPLSVLILSLLLVFIMSVFVAAGLFVLVMKRRKKGQGDHASANNSDVSSFNMQYSVYSGGHHHHHHHRGAALPKVKTPAGHVYEYIPHPLGHMCKNPIYRSREGNAGEDYKDLHELKVTYSSHPLQPGGGAPPPPPPPPPAPGGEDAPARSPAYSVSTIEPREELLSPVQDADRFYRGILEPEKHSSSSTLGTPGSTLPDYPKLPAAYTYSPNYDLRRAHQYLHPGPGDGRLRETVLYSPPSTVYVEPNRNEYLELKAKLNAEPDYLEVLEKQTTFSQF